From uncultured Desulfobacter sp.:
AGAATCATCGAATACGCCAAGGACAAATTTCTTATATTCTTTGTCATTAATATCTTCGGACTCTGCCAAATTTAGCTTTTCGATTGAATTTAACCAGCGTTGTCGCCATTTTTTTACAGTTTTTTTCTCTATACCTTGATTTCGTGCAATTGCCTTTATGGGTATCCGATCAGCTAAATCCAAAACTATTTTACAACGAAAAGCCAAGCGTTGTGGTGACGTTGTGCAACGTATAGTATGCTCAATTATATTTCTTTGATCGGGGGTTAAATTAACAGTTTTCGTTTGTATGATCATCTATGCGCACCTTTATCATGGTAATAGTTAACACGATACTGTAACGCATTCTCAAGCATTTGTTTTTAGTTTTATATCATTTTTTTCAATTAGTTAGATAAATATTCAACTATGGGTATCTATTTTCAATTTGCAGTAGTAGTTGGCCACGCCCTTAAGGCCGAGAATCAACAGTTCGCGCAGGGATCTGACATCTTCATTTTCCGTGGCAAGAACACCGACTGCTTCAGCTTTAGCCTGGAAAGCAGACACATCATCGGAATACCATGTGGCACAGTCATGGAGATCGCTGCCCAGTTTATCCCCGGCGGCATCGGCCAGTTCTTTTTTGACGGCCTGGGCCCGGTTGATCCATTCAACCAGGTTTTCGTCATTAAAATTAGCATTGGTGATGGTGGTGAACAGCGCCTGGCCCACAAATGCCGGCACAGAAGCCGAAACTTCGATACCGGCGGTCTTTGACGCTTCTGCAACCACGGCAATGCCCTTAAGGTTAAAAATCAAAAGGTCCTGCAGATTGGCAGTGGTATTTTCTTTTCCGCACATGCCTTTGACAGTGCATCCCTGGTTTTTTGCTGCTTCCTGACATTGAAAACAAAACATTTTTATTTTTTTCCTTATATATATGCTGGCGGACAATTCGATTTTACATCCTGGCCTTAAACTACTATAGAAAAGGTTAAAAAACCTTTATGTAAATCAAGATGAACACTTTTTTATTTTACCATGAAGTGCATGAAAAGCATGAAGAATCTATACTGTGTGTATGCATGACGTCGTAGATTGGTGACGAAGGAACCCCGACACAAGACGACACCAAACCTCAAACTCATGTTTTGGACGTTGTACCCATCTTGGTTGTTTTAAAGTATGTCTTGAAAATAAATTTTTTTGAATATAAATTTCGAATGTATTTCATCGCCAAGCTTTTTATAAAAAAAACTTGAAACCTACAGGAGCGATCCAACATGAAAATTCACCCACTCGCAGGAAAAGTAGCACCGAAATCTGTGCTGGCCAACATTCCAAGGCTCGTTTCATCCTACTACACCCATCAACCGGACGTTTCTAAGTCGACCCAGCAAGTCGCTTTCGGAACATCAGGCCACCGGGGCTCGTCACTGAAAAACAGTTTCAACCAAGACCACATTCTGGCTATCAGCCAGGCCCTGTGCGAATATCGATCATCCCAACATATTGATGGGCCGCTTTTCATGGGTATGGATACCCATGCCCTCTCAGAACCGGCCCTGGCCAGTGCACTCGAAGTCTTTGCCGCTGCCGGTGTGACCGTCATGATTCCCAAGGGACTGGGCTATACGCCCACACCGGTCATTTCGCATGCCATCTTGACCTTCAATCAAAACAGACAAGGAGGCCTGGCCGACGGTGTGGTCATCACCCCCTCCCATAATCCCCCTGAAGATGGCGGGTTCAAATACAATCCTCCCCATGGCGGGCCGGCGGGCACTGAGATCACCCAGCGCATTGCTGACAGGGCTAACGAAATCCTGAAAAATGGTCCGGGTCAGGTCAAACGAATGCTTTTTGAAAAAGCGCTCAAAGCCGATACGACCCACGAATATGACTACATAACCCCCTATGTAGCGGATCTTGCCAACGTGGTCGACATGGAGGTGATCGCCAAATCCGGGCTCAAGCTTGGTGTGGATCCCCTGGGAGGGGCCGCCGTACACTACTGGGCACCCATTGCCGAACGCTACGGGCTTTCCCTTGAGATCATCAACCCGTTCGTGGATCCTACCTTTGCGTTCATGCCCCTGGACAAAGACGGTAAAATTCGCATGGACTGTTCTTCACCCTTTGCCATGCAAGGGCTGATCAAACTCAAAGACAAATTTGACATCGCTTTTGGCAACGATGCGGATGTCGATCGCCACGGGATTGTCACCAAAAGCGCAGGACTGCTCAATCCCAATCATTATCTATCTGTGGCGATATGGTACTTGTTTCAAAACAGACCCGACTGGAGTCAATCGGCCGCCGTGGGTAAAACACTGGTATCCACCTCGATGATCGACCGGGTGACGGCGCATCTTGGGAGAAAGTTATGTGAAGTGCCCGTGGGCTTTAAATGGTTCGTGGATGGACTGATGAGTGCTGAAATCGGTTTCGGCGGCGAAGAAAGCGCCGGGGCGTCGTTCCTGCGCCGGGACGGTTCGGTGTGGACCACGGATAAGGACGGCATTATCATGGATCTTTTAGCCGCTGAAATCATGGCCAAAACCGGCAAAAATCCGGGTGAAATATACACGTCGCTCGAGGAACAATTTGGTACTTGTGTTTATGAGCGTATCGATGCCCCGGCAACTGCCGAACAAAAGGCGGTTTTAACAAAACTCTCCCCCGAAACAATTACCGCCAAGGAACTGGCCGGAGAGCCGATCCTCGCCAAACATACCCGCGCACCGGGCAATCAAGCCCCTTTGGGGGGGCTAAAAGTGGTCACAGAAAACGGCTGGTTCGCCGCCCGACCATCCGGCACCGAAGAGATTTATAAAATTTACACCGAAAGTTTCAAAGACAAGGCGCATCTTCAGCGTATTCAGCAAGAGGCTCAGACCATTGTCAGTGCTGCATTTCAAGTGGCAGGTGTTTAAAAAGGCGTTAAGACCAATGCGAAAATCGGGGACAAACCCCGATTTTTATTCCAGAGAGCTGAACCGACGAAATGGGTCAAGCAATCTGGGAGATGGACTCAAGAACGTGGGAAAAGCGTTTTCCGTTCCTGGAGTTGGTTTTATAAAATTCAAGGCAGCGCCGAACCAGGTCCAGTACTTCATCGTGGAAAAGGATCCCCGGAACTTCCAAGCCTAAACGGGGATGACGGCCCAGGCGACCGCCCAGGAGGACCCGGTAGCCGGTCGTGCCAATGTCCAGGGTGCCGGTAGGGCAGGACCGCATGCATTTGCCGCAGGCAAGGCAGGTTTCGGTGTTTATTTCAGGACCTTCGTCATTCAGTGTTACAGCCTGCTCCGGGCAGGCATCCACGCAGGCTTCACATTGTGAGCAGGGTTCGTCGGTGATCCCGGGAAAGGCGGCTCCAATAATGCCGATATCCGCGATCTGAGGGCGGGAGCATGCGTTAGGACAGTCTGAAATGGAGACCCGGAACTCGTGATGAAACTTGAGGTCCCCCTTTACTTTGGATT
This genomic window contains:
- a CDS encoding helix-turn-helix domain-containing protein gives rise to the protein MIIQTKTVNLTPDQRNIIEHTIRCTTSPQRLAFRCKIVLDLADRIPIKAIARNQGIEKKTVKKWRQRWLNSIEKLNLAESEDINDKEYKKFVLGVFDDSIRSGTPSTFTPEQIVQIVAIACEVIDDSDRPISRWSHKEIAQEAIKRKIVETISSSSVCRFLKRCRHV
- the pgm gene encoding phosphoglucomutase (alpha-D-glucose-1,6-bisphosphate-dependent); the protein is MKIHPLAGKVAPKSVLANIPRLVSSYYTHQPDVSKSTQQVAFGTSGHRGSSLKNSFNQDHILAISQALCEYRSSQHIDGPLFMGMDTHALSEPALASALEVFAAAGVTVMIPKGLGYTPTPVISHAILTFNQNRQGGLADGVVITPSHNPPEDGGFKYNPPHGGPAGTEITQRIADRANEILKNGPGQVKRMLFEKALKADTTHEYDYITPYVADLANVVDMEVIAKSGLKLGVDPLGGAAVHYWAPIAERYGLSLEIINPFVDPTFAFMPLDKDGKIRMDCSSPFAMQGLIKLKDKFDIAFGNDADVDRHGIVTKSAGLLNPNHYLSVAIWYLFQNRPDWSQSAAVGKTLVSTSMIDRVTAHLGRKLCEVPVGFKWFVDGLMSAEIGFGGEESAGASFLRRDGSVWTTDKDGIIMDLLAAEIMAKTGKNPGEIYTSLEEQFGTCVYERIDAPATAEQKAVLTKLSPETITAKELAGEPILAKHTRAPGNQAPLGGLKVVTENGWFAARPSGTEEIYKIYTESFKDKAHLQRIQQEAQTIVSAAFQVAGV
- a CDS encoding 4Fe-4S binding protein — translated: MIWEKEADAAIKKVPFFVRKKVRKRVETFVSDKGRDRVTLEDVQALKKKFLSKGGMENEIKGYDVSACFGGEGCPNSVAPSTAQLVKDIEALMEKANIRAFLKSKVKGDLKFHHEFRVSISDCPNACSRPQIADIGIIGAAFPGITDEPCSQCEACVDACPEQAVTLNDEGPEINTETCLACGKCMRSCPTGTLDIGTTGYRVLLGGRLGRHPRLGLEVPGILFHDEVLDLVRRCLEFYKTNSRNGKRFSHVLESISQIA